From the genome of Nomia melanderi isolate GNS246 chromosome 14, iyNomMela1, whole genome shotgun sequence, one region includes:
- the IFT46 gene encoding intraflagellar transport 46: MDDHRSTMDIKDSSDEEDAQNISAFTKFDESIEVRNAEEIQSPVRRRPSSSRRPRQPIKQENTNSMGINSPRGKLNFRRYSDNENSFGKSLGISSDPSDSEESDDDDIQATSNAQQVEIYNPKDFEDLEVSAEVTELFQNIMRYTPQRIELNYKLIPFIPDYIPAVGDIDAFIKIPRPDGVEEKLGLTVLDEPCTDQSDPAVLHLQLRSHLRSAGAARQTVVKRIEDAEKNAKSIDKWIEDINQLHRSKHPPAVHLTKPMPDIDSLLQQWPAEVEEKLNEMELDFTELDCDLPHLVDIICNLFDVPTDEDSRLEALHTIFTLFLEVRNARAQKY, from the exons ATGGATGACCATCGTTCGACGATGGACATCAAAGACAGCAGCGACGAAGAGGACGCGCAGAATATTTCGGCGTTCACCAAGTTCGACGAGAGCATCGAGGTCCGCAACGCCGAAGAGATCCAAAGCCCTGTACGTCGCAGGCCTTCGAGCTCCAGGAGACCTAGACAACCGATCAAACAGGAAAATACGAACTCTATGGGGATTAATTCGCCGCGTGGAAAACTTAATTTCAGAAG GTATTCGGACAACGAAAACAGCTTCGGAAAGTCGCTGGGGATCAGCAGTGATCCCTCGGACAGCGAGGaaagcgacgacgacgacatcCAGGCGACGAGCAACGCGCAACAGGTAGAGATATACAACCCGAAGGATTTCGAGGATTTAGAGGTGTCGGCGGAAGTGACCGAACTCTTTCAAAACATAATGAG GTATACTCCGCAAAGGATAGAGCTGAACTACAAACTGATTCCATTTATCCCCGACTACATCCCGGCGGTTGGTGATATAGACGCATTCATAAAGATTCCTAGGCCGGACGGAGTGGAGGAGAAACTAGGACTGACTGTTCTCGACGAGCCGTGCACCGATCAGTCCGACCCAGCCGTGTTGCACTTACAACTCCGCAGCCACCTGAGGAGTGCAGGTGCGGCCAGACAGACAGTGGTAAAAAGAATCGAGGATGCCGAGAAGAACGCAAAGTCCATCGACAAGTGGATCGAGGACATCAATCAGCTTCACAGAAGCAAACATCCGCCGGCCGTTCATCTAACGAAACCTATGCCCGACATCGACTCTCTGCTCCAGCAATGGCCGGCCGAAGTCGAAGAGAAGCTCAACGAAATGGAACTGGACTTCACCGAACTCGACTGTGATCTTCCGCATCTGGTTGATATCATTTGCAACCTCTTTGACGTTCCAACGGACGAGGACTCCAGATTGGAAGCGTTACACACGATTTTCACGCTTTTCTTAGAAGTTCGGAACGCCAGGGCGCAAAAGTATTGA
- the ClC-b gene encoding chloride channel protein 7 yields MTDSPTHVNVRINSAVEDSIDSCTNEDTERLLRPRNNFASYSNNDVNIRFRNVISNHGSLSSQNIIETVSSNPRRLITDEITPGATNFLSTNYESLDYDPCENHLLQDEERRKGYKFVVKKNFARWFIFLLIGICTALIASFVDVSIEELTHLKYGCLKFYMDQCILNNCLWLPYMIWLALNLLPVLIGAVLVSYVEPIAAGSGIPQVKCYLNGIKVPRVVRIKTLAVKIIGVICTVVGGLAGGKEGPMIHSGAVVAAGISQGKSTTFKKDLKIFKYFREDHEKRDFVSGGAACGVSAAFGAPIGGVLFSIEEGTSFFNQSLTWRTFFASMITTFTLNIVLSTYHGRPGDLSYPGLLNLGKFETIPYQIYEIPLFMLMGAVGGLLGAFWNHINYKITCFRLRYIKQRWLKVIEALSIGVLSATMGFVTIYYLNDCKPLGQDPTKFPIRMFCGEGEYNAVAALWFQTPESSVRSLFHDPKGSHNDITLAIFVILYFFLAVFTFGLSMSSGLFIPSLLIGSAWGRLIGSGLAKLFPNCVVLDPGKYALLGAAAQLGGVVRMTISLTAILIEATQGISFGLPVIIVLVMAKWVGDFFNEGIYEIHTQMAGVPILPWEAPPLSNNIYASEIMSHPVVTLKTVENVGHIVELLKCVTFNGFPVVDPPSSDETEIHSYGRFRGLILRSQLIVLLQNKIFNEDAEYWKKSINIKLFRKEYPRYPTIEQVNITDEEKTYTIDLRPFMNPAPYTLQYSAALPRAFRLFRALGLRHLPVVNDTNEVVGIITRKDVARFRIWKHRGRMGLDELVITNKI; encoded by the exons ATGACAGATTCACCGACGCATGTTAATGTGAGGATAAACAGCGCTGTCGAAGATAGTATTGATAGCTGCACGAACGAGGATACAGAACGATTATTAAGACCGAGAAACAATTTTGCATCATACTCGAACAACGACGTCAACATTAGATTTCGG AATGTTATCTCCAATCATGGCAGCCTCTCTTcgcaaaatattatagaaacggTATCGAGTAATCCAAGAAGACTTATCACAGATGAAATCACTCCTGGAGCCACTAATTTTTTATCAACTAACTATGAG agtTTAGATTATGATCCCTGCGAGAACCACCTTCTGCAagatgaagaaagaagaaagggaTATAAATTTGTAGTTAAAAAGAATTTTGCCAGATGgtttattttcttattgataGGCATTTGTACAGCCCTTATAGCTTCTTTTGTAGATGTATCTATAGAAGAATTGACGCATCTAAAATATGGTTGCCTTAAGTTTT ATATGGATCAAtgcatattaaataattgtttatggCTACCATACATGATATGGTTGGCTTTAAATTTACTACCTGTGTTAATAGGGGCAGTTTTAGTGTCCTATGTAGAACCTATTGCTGCTGGTAGTGGTATTCCGCAAGTGAAGTGttatttaaatggaattaaAGTACCTCGAGTTGTACGTATTAAGACATTAGCAGTAAAGATAATCGGGGTAATCTGTACTGTAGTAGGAGGCCTAGCTGGTGGAAAA GAAGGACCCATGATACATTCTGGTGCTGTAGTAGCAGCAGGAATATCGCAAGGAAAAAGCACTACGtttaaaaaagatttaaaaatattcaagtattttaGAGAAGATCATGAAAAACGGGACTTTGTATCAGGAGGTGCAGCTTGTGGTGTGTCTGCTGCATTTGGAGCACCAATTG gTGGAGTACTGTTCAGTATAGAAGAAGGGACTAGTTTTTTCAACCAAAGTCTTACTTGGAGAACATTTTTTGCTAGTATGATTACAACATTCACCTTAAATATTGTACTGAGTACATATCATGGACGTCCTGGTGACCTTTCTTATCCGGGTTTACTAAACCTGGGAAAATTCGAGACGATACCTTATCAAATTTACGAAATCCCATTGTTCATGTTAATGGGGGCAGTAGGAGGACTGTTAGGCGCTTTCTGGAATCacataaactataaaattacttGTTTCCGTCTgagatatataaaacaaagatggTTAAAAGTAATAGAAGCGCTTTCAATTGGTGTATTGAGTGCAACAATGGGCTTCGTGACGATTTACTATTTAAACGATTGTAAACCATTAGGTCAAGATCCCACTAAATTTCCTATTCGAATGTTCTGCGGTGAAGGTGAATATAACGCGGTTGCAGCTTTATGGTTTCAAACTCCGGAAAGTAGTGTACGATCTTTATTCCATGATCCCAAAG GATCTCACAACGACATAACATTAGCAATTTTTGTTATACTTTACTTCTTCCTGGCTGTTTTTACTTTCGGTCTCTCTATGTCTAGTGGACTTTTCATTCCATCCCTTCTGATTGGCTCTGCATGGGGTAGACTAATCGGTTCGGGTCTTGCGAAACTTTTTCCTAACTGT GTTGTTTTAGATCCTGGAAAATATGCTTTATTAGGTGCAGCTGCACAGTTGGGTGGTGTAGTCAGAATGACAATAAGTTTAACTGCTATATTGATAGAAGCCACTCAAGGAATATCGTTTGGTTTACCTGTTATAATAGTCCTTGTTATGGCTAAATGGGTTGGAGATTTTTTCAACGAG GGAATCTATGAGATTCATACACAAATGGCTGGAGTTCCTATCCTACCGTGGGAAGCCCCGCCTTTATCAAACAATATATATGCTAGCGAAATTATGAGTCATCCTGTAGTAACATtaaaaactgtagaaaacgTTGGACATATAGTGGAACTTCTTAAATGTGTAACATTTAATGGATTTCCTGTAGTGGATCCTCCTAGTAGCGACGAG ACTGAAATACATTCTTATGGACGATTTCGGGGTCTGATCTTACGTTCGCAATTAATAGtgttattgcaaaataaaatcttcaatGAAGATGCAGAGTATTGGAAGAAAAGcatcaatattaaattgttcaGGAAAGAATATCCTAGATATCCAACAATTGAACAAGTAAACATAACTGACGAAGAGAAAACTTATACAATAGATCTAAGACCTTTCATGAATCCTGCTCCTTATACATTACAATAT TCTGCAGCACTGCCACGAGCATTTAGACTCTTCAGAGCTTTAGGTCTCCGCCATTTACCAGTAGTAAATGATACAAATGAG GTAGTTGGAATTATTACACGAAAAGATGTTGCTAGATTTAGGATATGGAAACACAGAGGAAGAATGGGATTAGATGAACTTGTAAtcacaaacaaaatttaa
- the LOC116425717 gene encoding uncharacterized protein LOC116425717, with protein sequence MPKVKKKSYLKKVREMREYRRQKLRTETIEERAIRLYTAAERMKNARAKETEEQAAIRRMQEAQRMARHRAKKKRCLDENLAREISKIAELSKMPDAATIAQMSEMNMNKISAELKQMMERGKVPEHIVQMAQLAEFSKMTELNKMSQDMAKRYEMEKMAEYAKTTEYMKMQEIAKMSEIAKMNEMVKLSEMAKYNDITKINEIAKMNEMMKMSQMAKINEVQRMNEIAKLNEMVKMTEMAKYNNDITKLNEIAQINEMAKEIAKMNEKTKMNEMIKMANIQNDITKMPEYSKMAEMAKLTELAKLNEITITKLNEPPPPKVPEIPRIPEPVITVPNPRNLQNVQTVQVAQASPSSTINFPTVPGQGKYAQLLVIIEELGRDIRLSYAGSRSAAERLKMGIQHARILVRECLLETEHNARQ encoded by the coding sequence ATGCCTAAGGTTAAAAAGAAATCTTACCTTAAAAAGGTAAGGGAAATGAGAGAATATAGACGACAAAAATTAAGGACAGAGACAATAGAAGAACGTGCTATTAGATTGTATACTGCTGCAGAAAGGATGAAGAACGCTAGGGCAAAAGAAACAGAGGAGCAGGCGGCGATCAGAAGAATGCAAGAGGCTCAACGAATGGCTAGGCATCGTGCTAAAAAGAAGCGTTGCTTGGATGAAAATTTAGCAAGAGAAATATCCAAAATTGCTGAACTCTCAAAAATGCCAGATGCAGCGACTATAGCACAAATGTCAGAAATGAATATGAACAAAATTTCTGCAGAGCTCAAACAAATGATGGAGAGGGGGAAAGTACCAGAACACATAGTTCAAATGGCTCAACTCGCTGAATTTAGCAAAATGactgaattaaataaaatgtctcAGGATATGGCTAAAAGATATGAAATGGAAAAGATGGCAGAATATGCTAAAACAACGGAATATATGAAGATGCAAGAAATTGCAAAGATGTCTGAAATCgctaaaatgaatgaaatggtGAAGCTTTCAGAGATGGCTAAATATAATGATATCACAAAGATCAATGAGATCgcaaaaatgaatgaaatgatgAAAATGTCTCAGATGGCAAAGATAAACGAAGTTCAAAGAATGAACGAAATAGCTAAACTAAATGAAATGGTAAAGATGACAGAAATggctaaatataataatgacataaccaaattaaatgaaattgcacAAATCAATGAAATGGCTAAAGAAATTGCAAAGATGAACGAAAAgacaaaaatgaatgaaatgataaaaatggCAAACATACAAAATGATATAACAAAGATGCCTGAATATTCCAAAATGGCAGAGATGGCAAAACTAACAGAGTTGgcaaagttaaatgaaataacgataacaaaattaaatgagCCACCTCCACCAAAAGTACCAGAAATTCCTCGAATCCCTGAACCTGTGATCACTGTGCCAAACCCAAGAAATTTGCAGAATGTTCAAACTGTACAAGTAGCACAGGCTAGCCCATCCAGTACAATAAACTTCCCTACTGTACCTGGACAGGGTAAATATGCTCAGTTACTGGTTATAATCGAAGAACTTGGAAGAGACATTCGTCTTTCATATGCTGGAAGTCGCAGTGCAGCTGAACGCCTCAAGATGGGTATTCAACATGCTAGAATCCTTGTACGAGAATGTTTACTGGAAACAGAGCATAATGCACGGCAATGA
- the LOC116425718 gene encoding diphthine methyltransferase, with protein sequence MFHTLETFDTEFSADSIEWCPSNSHKTIFVCGTYQLMKDEESPVNTSQSRRLGQIYMFKINENGCLTLLQKLEVPAVLDMKWAHMCQNRILLGVVNSLGYLQIYQLKNDKEKENLELLTEEKVASDREVLALSLDWCSGRWIDNNESNLNVIVSDSKGFITLFKINENDLVVINSWSAHKFEAWITAFDYWDTNVIYSGGDDCKFQRFDTRMETNPTAINKTHGAGVTSLHSNASKEFVLASGSYDESLRLWDVRNIKRPISETSLGGGVWRLKWDPFARNYLLAACMYGGFRIVDCENVETPSVIGEYNEHESLAYGCDWSFLKSAEITQRMHKTEVQNVYLISTCSFYDHILKLSAVHLKTD encoded by the exons ATGTTCCACACTTTGGAGACTTTTGATACAGAATTCTCAGCTGATTCCATTGAATGGTGCCCATCGAATTctcacaaaactatatttgtatGTGGAACATACCAATTAATGAAAGATGAGGAATCACCTGTAAATACATCACAGTCGAGACGTTTGGGACAAATCTATATGTTTAAAATCAACGAAAATGGATGTCTAACATTATTACAGAAGTTAGAAGTACCTGCTGTCTTAGATATGAAATGGGCACACATGTGTCAGAATAGAATCTTACTAGGAGTTGTAAATTCCTTAGGATATCTGCAAATATATCAATTGAAAAATGACAAGGAAAAGGAGAATTTGGAATTACTAACAGAAGAAAAAGTTGCAAGCGATAGAGAAGTTCTTGCATTATCTCTAGATTGGTGTAGCGGAAGATGGATAGATAATAATGAATCAAATCTAAACGTAATAGTCAGTGATTCGAAAggttttataacattatttaaaattaatgaaaatgactTAGTTGTTATTAATTCTTGGTCTGCACACAAATTCGAAGCCTGGATCACAGCTTTCGATTATTGGGATACAAATGTCATCTACAGCG GCGGTGATGATTGTAAATTTCAACGATTCGACACAAGAATGGAAACTAATCCTACCGCGATAAACAAAACTCACGGTGCAGGCGTTACAAGTTTGCACAGCAATGCGTCAAAAGAATTTGTTCTGGCATCGGGAAG CTACGACGAATCGTTGAGATTATGGGACGTAAGAAACATTAAAAGACCAATTTCGGAGACCAGCCTCGGTGGTGGCGTTTGGCGTTTGAAATGGGATCCTTTCGCGCGGAATTATTTGCTCGCTGCTTGTATGTATGGCGGGTTCCGAATTGTGGACTGCGAAAACGTAGAAACACCGTCTGTCATTGGCGAATACAATGAGCACGAAAGTCTAGCGTACGGATGCGATTGGTCCTTTTTGAAGAGCGCAGAAATTACACAACGAATGCATAAAACGGAAGTGCAAAACGTTTATTTGATCAGTACTTGTTCCTTTTACGATCACATTTTAAAATTGTCCGCGGTGCATTTGAAAACCGACTGA